The following proteins come from a genomic window of Deltaproteobacteria bacterium:
- a CDS encoding DUF4394 domain-containing protein — MVGMFASLRTGAMVLLSSVLASGMLVHWPTSATAEMLVGATETNRLVLFSSDRPRRVKTIRLSGLGPNERILGLDVRPASGQLYALGSTNQIYTINLDQRRVTPVGDPFSPALRGDFFGFDFNPQADRIRITSDANQNLRIHPDTGIVVGDDTDLAYATNDSGERFDPGAVGAAYSNNDNNQATSTTLYDIDASRDVLVVQSPPNDGVLTTVGPLGVGTPASLVVGFDISGVGGVAYAVLNSANSDRSRLFTIDLRTGAATFISDIGGPELLTSFATLGF; from the coding sequence ATGGTAGGAATGTTTGCATCTCTCCGTACGGGAGCGATGGTGCTACTGTCAAGTGTGTTAGCGAGTGGGATGCTTGTCCATTGGCCGACAAGCGCCACGGCTGAAATGCTCGTGGGGGCGACTGAAACCAATCGACTGGTTTTGTTTTCAAGTGATCGCCCACGTCGCGTCAAAACCATTCGCTTGAGCGGGCTTGGGCCGAATGAGCGGATTCTTGGGCTTGATGTCCGTCCGGCGAGTGGGCAGCTCTACGCGCTCGGCAGCACCAATCAAATTTATACGATCAACCTCGATCAGAGAAGGGTTACACCTGTTGGGGACCCGTTCTCACCTGCGCTACGAGGTGACTTCTTTGGCTTTGATTTCAATCCGCAGGCAGATCGTATTCGCATTACGAGTGACGCGAATCAAAACCTACGCATTCATCCTGATACGGGGATCGTTGTGGGGGACGATACCGACTTGGCGTATGCGACGAACGACAGCGGAGAAAGATTCGATCCTGGAGCGGTTGGGGCGGCATATTCTAATAATGACAACAACCAGGCGACCTCCACTACTTTGTATGACATTGATGCCTCGCGTGATGTCTTAGTCGTCCAGAGTCCACCGAACGACGGAGTCTTGACTACTGTTGGGCCCCTTGGTGTCGGTACTCCCGCTTCACTAGTTGTCGGCTTTGATATCTCTGGGGTTGGTGGTGTTGCTTATGCAGTCTTGAATTCGGCGAACAGTGACCGCTCGCGGTTGTTTACTATCGATCTACGGACGGGAGCCGCGACGTTTATCAGTGATATCGGAGGGCCGGAACTCTTGACCTCGTTTGCCACTCTTGGGTTCTGA
- a CDS encoding nitroreductase family protein has product MAKGNTRSDLNVTRRAFMKGLSIGAISATAPLSSTVAIAAENPTDAKLFDIIYSLRSIRRLKPDPIPEEVLRKIVEAGVHAPTGGNRQDWGFILVRDPEIKTFIRDRYRDAQQKSRASQPPLSDLPPDRQRAIKASIYLSEHMNEAPVILLACHAKEYPAWVQAKNLRGSTATVHGSIYPAVQNILLACRAYGIGSVLTTTHFFFEDELMKKVGVPATMEVAALLPMGYPRGKLGTNKRKPVDDVLYWDTWGKKKA; this is encoded by the coding sequence ATGGCCAAAGGAAACACTCGCTCCGATCTGAACGTCACCCGACGTGCGTTCATGAAAGGCCTCAGCATTGGCGCAATCAGTGCAACGGCACCGCTATCGTCGACAGTGGCGATTGCCGCAGAAAACCCGACTGACGCCAAGCTTTTCGACATCATCTACTCGTTACGCTCAATTCGTCGCCTCAAGCCCGACCCGATTCCTGAAGAAGTCCTGCGAAAAATTGTTGAAGCCGGTGTGCATGCACCAACCGGTGGGAACCGCCAAGATTGGGGCTTTATTCTGGTCCGTGATCCAGAAATTAAGACGTTCATCCGTGATCGTTACCGTGATGCGCAACAAAAGTCGCGTGCGAGCCAACCTCCACTCAGTGACCTCCCGCCGGATCGACAACGGGCAATCAAAGCGTCAATATATCTCTCCGAGCACATGAACGAAGCACCGGTCATTCTGCTCGCCTGCCATGCGAAAGAGTATCCGGCTTGGGTACAGGCAAAGAATCTGCGTGGCAGTACGGCAACGGTCCACGGGTCGATCTATCCGGCCGTGCAGAACATCCTGTTAGCCTGTCGTGCCTACGGAATTGGCTCAGTCCTCACCACGACACACTTCTTTTTCGAAGACGAACTCATGAAGAAAGTCGGTGTCCCCGCCACTATGGAAGTTGCAGCACTTCTGCCAATGGGCTACCCCCGTGGTAAGCTCGGGACAAATAAACGCAAACCAGTTGATGACGTGCTGTACTGGGATACGTGGGGCAAGAAGAAAGCGTAA
- a CDS encoding nitroreductase family deazaflavin-dependent oxidoreductase: MKMHSWQEGAIRSFSSLHTFLFRSIGLTGPGVMRQMLILTTRGRKTGREVSVPLLYIEENGKLYIVASFGGNDTAPGWYKNLVANPEVEVELHSKKQRYRTRTVSAEEKDTIWPKLLALYPTYADYQKKTTRAIPVVELTAT, encoded by the coding sequence ATGAAAATGCATTCTTGGCAGGAAGGCGCGATCCGCAGTTTCAGCAGTTTGCATACCTTTCTCTTTCGCAGCATCGGACTCACCGGCCCTGGAGTGATGCGTCAGATGCTCATCCTTACCACACGTGGACGCAAAACAGGCCGTGAGGTCTCAGTGCCTCTGCTGTATATTGAAGAAAACGGCAAACTCTACATCGTTGCTTCCTTTGGCGGAAACGATACCGCTCCAGGGTGGTACAAAAATCTTGTTGCCAATCCTGAGGTTGAGGTTGAGTTACACAGCAAGAAACAACGCTATCGTACACGAACAGTCAGTGCTGAAGAGAAGGATACCATCTGGCCGAAACTGCTCGCGCTGTATCCAACGTATGCTGACTACCAAAAGAAAACGACACGCGCGATTCCGGTCGTTGAGTTAACCGCAACTTAA
- a CDS encoding LamG domain-containing protein, producing the protein MKVVGYTDRLSVAAGDAIRFMVSCEQPSYRADIVRLIHGDPNPRGPGFREEEVSSSVSREYPGRLQEIYTGSYVRIPCNPALRLRNSFTIQTWILPTTPQKGQQGIITKWLDNQGYGLAIDAQGALALWLSDAQGHFVHVSSGKALRKAEWYFVAATFDAQSGIVRLYQEPLLNWPQDDSRATVEQKVAIHQVPDNTCDLLIAAYWERSSTGNVLAKGHFNGKVDSPCVFSRACTPEEIRSLKRGTSPLAFDSALVAAWDFSREISSREVLDISPHRLHGETVNMPARAMTGYHWTGQETNFRDVPHQYSAIHFHDDDLDDAGWEVDFSLTIPAQMKSGIYAARLRTEGGEDYVPFVVRPKKGMPTARAVFLMPTNSYLAYANEQLKLPYRLAPNQQRGAVTPEDEYTARYGLVSLYDHHTDGSGVCYSSRLRPIMTLRPKYHTRILGCPHQFPADLHLVDWLEAKGHEYDVITDEDLHHDGLDLLASYKVVLTGSHPEYWTGDMLSAIEAHLRNGGRLMYLGGNGFYWVTAIAPQRPHVIEVRRWGGIRAWDANPGEYYLSTTGELGGLWRYRGHAPQKLAGVGFTAQGFDNNRLYQRQPASFDPRAAFIFAGIGKDELIGDFPSLVLNHGAAGFELDRADAALGTPPHALVLASSFGHSDSYQHVVEEVLISDSRQGGTVNPLVRADMVYFECAKGGAVFSTGSIAWCGSLSYNNYDNNVSRITDNVLRRFVAEEPLPERKDS; encoded by the coding sequence ATGAAAGTCGTAGGCTACACCGATCGTCTCAGCGTTGCAGCCGGGGACGCAATCCGTTTTATGGTGAGTTGTGAACAACCAAGTTACCGAGCGGACATTGTTCGCCTCATCCACGGTGACCCCAACCCACGTGGCCCAGGCTTCAGAGAAGAGGAGGTGTCAAGTTCAGTCAGTCGTGAGTATCCAGGGCGTTTGCAAGAAATCTACACAGGGTCGTATGTTCGCATTCCCTGCAATCCAGCGCTACGGCTACGCAACAGCTTCACTATCCAAACCTGGATTTTGCCAACAACACCACAGAAAGGCCAACAAGGCATCATCACAAAGTGGTTGGATAACCAAGGCTACGGATTAGCGATAGATGCGCAAGGCGCACTTGCGCTGTGGCTCAGTGACGCCCAAGGCCACTTCGTCCACGTCAGTAGCGGAAAAGCGCTACGGAAAGCGGAGTGGTATTTTGTGGCCGCAACATTCGATGCGCAGAGTGGCATCGTGCGCCTGTACCAAGAACCGTTACTCAACTGGCCGCAGGATGACTCGCGAGCAACCGTCGAACAGAAAGTCGCCATTCACCAAGTCCCCGACAATACGTGTGACCTTCTGATCGCGGCGTATTGGGAGCGGTCGTCAACAGGCAACGTCCTTGCCAAAGGCCATTTCAACGGCAAGGTCGATAGTCCATGCGTGTTTAGTCGCGCATGCACACCGGAGGAAATTCGTTCACTCAAACGCGGCACCTCTCCCCTCGCCTTCGACTCGGCTCTCGTTGCCGCGTGGGACTTTTCGCGTGAGATCTCATCACGAGAGGTGCTGGATATTTCCCCACATCGATTGCATGGCGAAACGGTCAATATGCCAGCGCGGGCGATGACTGGTTACCATTGGACCGGTCAAGAGACGAACTTTCGCGATGTTCCTCATCAGTACAGCGCGATTCACTTTCACGACGACGATCTTGATGATGCTGGATGGGAGGTTGATTTCTCCTTGACCATTCCCGCGCAAATGAAAAGTGGCATCTATGCGGCACGCCTGCGTACCGAAGGCGGAGAAGATTATGTTCCTTTTGTCGTACGACCGAAAAAAGGGATGCCTACCGCACGCGCGGTATTCCTGATGCCAACCAACAGCTATCTCGCCTATGCCAATGAACAGCTCAAGCTCCCCTATCGCCTTGCGCCAAATCAGCAGCGCGGAGCTGTGACACCCGAAGATGAATACACCGCCAGGTATGGCTTAGTCAGTTTGTATGATCACCATACCGACGGGAGCGGCGTGTGTTATTCTTCGCGCTTACGTCCAATCATGACACTCCGCCCCAAGTACCACACACGTATTCTCGGCTGTCCACATCAATTTCCCGCCGATCTTCACCTTGTCGATTGGCTTGAGGCCAAGGGGCATGAGTATGATGTCATTACCGACGAGGATCTTCATCACGACGGGCTTGATCTCTTGGCATCGTATAAAGTCGTACTCACCGGCAGTCATCCAGAGTATTGGACTGGCGACATGCTCTCAGCAATTGAGGCCCATCTCCGGAATGGTGGCCGGCTGATGTATCTCGGTGGCAATGGATTCTACTGGGTAACCGCGATTGCTCCGCAACGACCTCACGTCATTGAGGTCCGCCGTTGGGGCGGCATTCGTGCGTGGGACGCCAACCCAGGGGAGTACTATCTCAGCACTACCGGTGAACTCGGCGGGTTATGGCGCTATCGTGGTCACGCGCCGCAGAAACTTGCTGGTGTAGGCTTCACAGCGCAGGGTTTTGATAACAACCGCCTCTACCAACGTCAGCCTGCCAGTTTCGATCCACGTGCAGCGTTCATTTTTGCAGGTATTGGCAAAGATGAACTGATTGGAGACTTTCCTTCACTGGTACTCAACCACGGCGCTGCAGGCTTTGAACTCGATCGTGCTGATGCTGCGCTAGGCACGCCGCCACACGCACTCGTACTTGCTTCTTCCTTCGGTCATTCGGATTCGTATCAACATGTTGTCGAAGAAGTCCTGATTAGTGACTCGCGCCAAGGCGGAACGGTCAATCCCTTGGTCCGAGCAGACATGGTCTATTTCGAGTGTGCCAAGGGTGGCGCTGTATTTTCTACCGGTTCCATCGCGTGGTGTGGGTCATTGTCATACAACAACTATGACAATAACGTATCTCGTATAACGGATAATGTATTACGGCGGTTTGTCGCAGAGGAACCGCTACCGGAAAGGAAGGACTCATGA